The Chryseobacterium indologenes genomic sequence CGTTATAGTCACAAGGAATCTGCATATCTGCTTTGTTTGCATATTCAGTATCTTCTGCATGAAGGTGAAGAATATTTCCGGAAAGCTTAAATCTTACCTGGTTGGTCGATTTATTAGACATGATCGATGCTCTTTTGATGGCTCCCAACAAAAGGTTTCTGTTGATCGTCAATACATTTGGATTTTCTTTTGGAATTACCGCTGTATAGTTTGGATATTTACCATCAATCAGTCTACAGATCCAGATATGTTTATCAAAAGTAAACTTAGCCATGTTTTCATTGAAGTCGATTTTCACTTCTTCATTTGAGCTTGCCAGGATATTTTTGAAAATATTCAAAGGTTTTTTAGGCATGATGAATTCCATAGGTTCAGCATTCATCAGGTCTGCCCTCTTGTAAACTACTAATCTGTGAGAGTCTGTAGAAACGAAATTGGTTTCATTTTCTCCAAACTGGAACAAAACACCGGTCATCACTGGGCGAAGAGAGTCGTTACTTGTAGCAAAAAGTGTGTTTGTAAGAGCTTCTGACAATACTCCTGCCGGCATTACAACGCTTTGGGAAGCATCAAATTCAGGTAACTCGGGATAGTCATCAGCATTATCTAATGCCACTGCGAAATTGTCTTTTTCATCTAAAATCTCAAGCTGACTTCCAGTTCCTTCCGCATTGTCTTTTACAACAAACGTAAGGGGTTGTTCGCCATATGTCTTGATAAAATCTTGAAAAATTTTAGCAGGAACAGCAAATTTACCTGAGTCATCAGACTTTACTTCAAGAGAAGTTACAAGAGTCGTCTCGCCGTCAGATGCTGTAATGGTAACATTATTTCCGTCTAGTTCAAAAAGATAGTTTTCTAAAATCGGTCTCGATTGAGAGCTTGATATTACGCCACTTACAGTTTGCAAAGCCTTCTGCAGTTCACCACTTGAAATAATAAATTTCATAGATTTAAAAATAAGTTTCTACAAATATAATAAATTGATATAACAAAGAAAAAAATAATCTCTAGGAGTTTTTAACAAACATCATTAATCTGTTTTAAGACTTGATATTACGTTTAAAGTTCTGTAGTCTTTTAATTTTACACGAAAAATATCGGCATTATAATAATTTATCGTCGCTTTTTTGTTTAATAATGCGTTGTATTCACTGGTAAGATCGATGTTTGATTCTATGGTAACCCGATTATTTTTTTAAAAATTTTTGTTTTCATCCAGCAGATAAAATACCACAAAATTATTTTTTCAATCTTTACCAGTGTTCCGTGCAAGGTCAAATCTTTTTGTTTATTCTTTCCAGGCTTTCCTTTATCTAAAAAATCAGAAAATGTCTCTGTACATTCAGTGATCATCTGAAATTTAGGGAATACTATCTTACAATCAAAATACAAAACCTATCTTTGTTAAAAATAAAAAAATGCAAAAACCTCCTCTTCATAAAAGTTTTCTGAATGCTTTCCGGGGAGTTTTTTTTATGCTGAAGACGGAGAGAAATTTTCAAATTGAGCTTCTGGCTTTTTTGGTAAATCTGTTTTTAATTTTTTATTTACAACTTTCCGGTATTGATGCTGCTCTGATCCTTTTTGTTTCTTTTGCCGTTTTAAGTGCGGAAATTTTTAATACATCCATTGAAAAGATCTGTGATTTCATACAGCCTGATTTTGATAAAAGAATCGGTTTTATTAAGGATATTGCAGCCGCCGGAGTGGTACTTATGACTACTGCTTCCATTATTGTGGGAATTCTTGTGTACTGGAAATACATTTTTAACTGAATAATAACAACATAGGTCGGGGGCAGTTTTAAAACCATTCACCCGATCTAAAATTCTATGGTTTCCCCCTCCAAGGGAAGGGGAATTTCACACCTTCAATTCAAAAAAATTATGAGGGTAAAGTTTTTCCGGAAAGCTTATTTCACGGCAATGAAAATATCTACTTCTGCATCTGATGGATTTTGTGCTTTTTCTCCATAAACTTCAAAATCAGCTGTAAATGCTCTATCCATATCCATTTCCCAGATTTTTAACCATTCGTTGATCACCAGATCTTTTGCTAGGTCTCCCTTTGTGGTAAACTTTATATAATCTCCGCCATCAAAAGATTTCCCTACCATTCCTTCAGGGATATGATCGAGGTTTTCTACCTTACATCCGAGAATGGTTGTATAAGGTTTTGTATGATCTTTTTCATAATCCGTGTAGATGGAATATATCGTATTATCAGTTTTATTGGGAATACGATTCAGAATATCCTCATTCATCAAATTTTCCCACAATACAGGAATATCTTTTGCGGCCTGATTATTTTCATTTGTAGTTCTTACTGAGATTCCAATGACCTTAAAAGGTTCCATTTTTACGTTATTCATTTCTTTTAGTATTGTTGCAGGACAAAGATAAATACAACTTGTGACAGCTGTTTGTCAGGAGAGATTTCATGATCAATAATAAATAATGACAGATGCATGAAAACGGTCGGTCACAAAATATATTTACCCAAACACAGATTGTATAGATTTCGGGAACACGTGGCGTTTTTATGTTTTGGCTAAAGCCAATGGATGGGTATTTAAATGTTAAACGGCCTAAAGCCCGTTTCTATTGATATAAAGATTCTGTCTGCTAAATTATATCGAGCGATCTTATTTTCCTACATAAATAAAACCGTTTTTCCCTGATGTAAATAAGGTTTCGATTCTTTTATAATCATCCACTTCGTATTCATCTGCCTGCAGGATTTCATCTTCTGTCACTTCGAAAAGTATTCCTTCCACCTGATCTTCGCTACTTCCTGAAAACTGCAGTACCGGATGGTATTTTTGCCCGCTTTTCCGGAGGACTTCAGGATCCGTAATTTCAATCATATCGAGTTGATAGCCTAAAAGCGTGTCTTTTTCACCTTGTAAAATCCGTCCGAAAGTTTCAAGCTGCACCTGCTCTTTCTGCAGGGTTCCGTAAGAGAATAAATAAGGCATTACAAATATTTTTCAATGACAGGTATTGCAATTTCAGCCATCATTCCATAGCCTTTTTCGTTAGGATGTACTCCGTCGGCAGAAAGTAAAATTTCTTTATCTTCAAAAAAAACGCTGTGAAAATCAATATATCCAAGAGAATGGTCTGAAGCGAGTTCTTTGAGAATCCGGTTATAAGCAAGAACTTCGTCATTGGTCCTGAATTTTCCCGAGCTTACTACTACTCCATCTATTTTCTGAGACACCGGAAGAATGCTTACCAGATAAATATCTTTTGAAAATTCTTTTGATTGCTGAATAGCAGCTTCCATATTCTTTTTAAAATCTTCAGGAGAGACAATGTACGATCCTTCTTTTACGGCAAGATCATTAGCGCCGTAAGCGAGAAAAATAAGATTTCCGTCAGCGGAATTACGGGCATTCAATTCATGAGGTAAGCGCTTCATCAATCCTTCGGTACTTTCACCACCGATTCCAAGATTGAAAAGTATTAATTCGTCTCCATTTCCTTCGTGAAATTTTTTGAAGGGCATATCTTTTCAGGATGTCTACCCAGCCTCCAAACACGCCATCATATTCTCCGTAAGTAATACTGTCTCCAAAGAACAGTCCATATACTATTTTCTTCATTTTGCTAATTCTTTTCTTTTTGGTTTTTACTTCTGTTTTAAAGCTTTTAAAATATGATTAAAAGTAAGGTAAATTCTTTCAAATCTGTTTAATTTGTGAGTGTTTTTTTAACGCAAAGATGGTTTGCCTTATGAATATTTTTTAGGAAGCGAAGATGAATCAACAAGTTGATTTGATCACATGAATGGAAAACTTTGAAAAAATGTTGAAAAAGGTCTCTGTTTTAATGGAACTTCTTTGAAACTGTTACTTACTGCTTATCAGCTCAACGTCAAACTAATATTAGTGTGTGATTCTATGATCTCAACCAGAATATCAAACAAAGTTGGTCCTTTTCCGGAAATCAAATCATCAAGTTTCTGCTGAATCAGTTTTATATTGAAAGGCTTTCCCTGTTTGATTTTATTTTCGTAGAATTCCCGGGTAGCGATAAAGCCGAGCTCTTGTTTTGACTTTTCTGATTCTTTCCAGAGGATTTCAATTTCTTCATGGTTTTCAAATACTCCGAAACCGCCGTACAGAATATCATCAAAGCCATCGAGTGTACCCACATTCCAGTCTGTACCTTTCATCAGGACTTTGGAGACTTCTTCGTAGAAACCTCCTAAAGACGAAAAATGACCGCCATGGATGACGATCATTTTTCTTGTATTTTTATTTGAAGTATTCAACACCGTTTTTGAATATATTGTGATAATTCGCGGTTGGTATATTTTTCATGAGACCTTCAGCAAAACGTTCAGGGTGTCCCATTCT encodes the following:
- the dnaN gene encoding DNA polymerase III subunit beta, whose amino-acid sequence is MKFIISSGELQKALQTVSGVISSSQSRPILENYLFELDGNNVTITASDGETTLVTSLEVKSDDSGKFAVPAKIFQDFIKTYGEQPLTFVVKDNAEGTGSQLEILDEKDNFAVALDNADDYPELPEFDASQSVVMPAGVLSEALTNTLFATSNDSLRPVMTGVLFQFGENETNFVSTDSHRLVVYKRADLMNAEPMEFIMPKKPLNIFKNILASSNEEVKIDFNENMAKFTFDKHIWICRLIDGKYPNYTAVIPKENPNVLTINRNLLLGAIKRASIMSNKSTNQVRFKLSGNILHLHAEDTEYANKADMQIPCDYNGEDINIGFSSKFLTEMLTILGSDDITMKMSQPNRPGIIEPLDGLEENENILMLSMPVIGL
- a CDS encoding diacylglycerol kinase family protein, with product MQKPPLHKSFLNAFRGVFFMLKTERNFQIELLAFLVNLFLIFYLQLSGIDAALILFVSFAVLSAEIFNTSIEKICDFIQPDFDKRIGFIKDIAAAGVVLMTTASIIVGILVYWKYIFN
- a CDS encoding AraC family transcriptional regulator, with the protein product MNNVKMEPFKVIGISVRTTNENNQAAKDIPVLWENLMNEDILNRIPNKTDNTIYSIYTDYEKDHTKPYTTILGCKVENLDHIPEGMVGKSFDGGDYIKFTTKGDLAKDLVINEWLKIWEMDMDRAFTADFEVYGEKAQNPSDAEVDIFIAVK
- a CDS encoding gamma-glutamylcyclotransferase, giving the protein MPYLFSYGTLQKEQVQLETFGRILQGEKDTLLGYQLDMIEITDPEVLRKSGQKYHPVLQFSGSSEDQVEGILFEVTEDEILQADEYEVDDYKRIETLFTSGKNGFIYVGK
- a CDS encoding ribonuclease inhibitor, which gives rise to MLNTSNKNTRKMIVIHGGHFSSLGGFYEEVSKVLMKGTDWNVGTLDGFDDILYGGFGVFENHEEIEILWKESEKSKQELGFIATREFYENKIKQGKPFNIKLIQQKLDDLISGKGPTLFDILVEIIESHTNISLTLS